One Rhinoderma darwinii isolate aRhiDar2 chromosome 6, aRhiDar2.hap1, whole genome shotgun sequence DNA window includes the following coding sequences:
- the LOC142656675 gene encoding olfactory receptor-like protein OLF4: protein MENHTSFREFRILAFFTRTDLQWSFFGLVLFLYIIGMIMNLIIITIIYSYSHLHAPLYIFLSNLSIVDIFFTNVTVPKLLDMLLSGNNTVTSTQCFTQMYFFYVAPSTEDMLLLTMAYDRYVAICHPLHYHRILSRKKCSLFMAGSWVIGSLNSLLLTIPASKMSFCNSNKIVQFFCEAKALTKIACAGTEAFYAAVYIDIVLVGLGSFLCSLTSYVKIIRVILGIKSTEGRRKAFSTCSSHVAVITIYYGTATAVYLMPSSQHTSFLEQVITVIFAIVTPMVNPLIYSLRNKELRKAMERIFSVKRKSTRNCWRWRITTPPFDLTSLDTLILSKQRVLSSDAWFLVPFHKTCGTTSDHTTTRSEKKAAKRLKSGRIIDIDSAILVEHKSLPPAWITKTVGA, encoded by the exons ATGGAGAACCACACATCTTTTAGAGAGTTCCGTATTTTAGCGTTTTTTACCAGGACAGACCTTCAATGGTCCTTTTTTGGTTTGGTTTTATTCCTCTACATAATAGGAATGATTATGAATCTCATCATAATTACCATCATTTATTCCTACAGCCATTTACATGCCCCCTTATATATATTTCTCTCCAATTTGTCCATTGTGGATATCTTTTTCACCAATGTTACCGTTCCGAAACTCTTGGACATGTTGCTATCTGGGAATAACACAGTGACGTCCACACAGTGCTTCACTCAGATGTATTTCTTCTACGTGGCACCAAGCACAGAAGATATGTTATTGCTGACCATGGCCTATGACCGATACGTAGCCATATGTCATCCCTTACACTATCACCGTATATTGAGTAGGAAGAAATGTTCTCTGTTCATGGCTGGAAGTTGGGTTATCGGGAGTCTCAATTCTTTATTACTGACAATTCCGGCATCGAAAATGTCATTTTGTAACTCGAATAAAATTGTGCAGTTCTTCTGCGAAGCCAAAGCATTAACTAAGATTGCCTGTGCCGGCACGGAGGCCTTTTATGCAGCAGTCTATATAGACATTGTGCTGGTTGGATTGGGCTCTTTCCTCTGTAGCTTGACGTCTTATGTCAAAATTATAAGGGTGATTTTGGGTATTAAATCCACAGAAGGAAGAAGAAAAGCCTTCTCAACCTGCTCATCCCACGTAGCAGTTATCACCATTTACTATGGCACCGCTACAGCCGTGTACCTGATGCCATCATCACAACATACTAGTTTTCTAGAGCAGGTTATCACTGTTATATTTGCCATTGTTACACCCATGGTAAACCCTTTAATATACAGTCTACGCAATAAAGAACTCAGGAAAGCAATGGAGA gaatttttagtgtaaaaagaaaaagtacaCGTAATtg CTGGCGATGGCGTATCACCACACCTCCTTTTGATCTAACAAGCCTGGACACTCTCATATTGAGCAAACAACGCGTTCTTTCCAGTGATGCCTGGTTCCTAGTTCCATTCCATAAAACCTGTGGAACCACCTCTGACCACACAACTACAAGGTCAGAGAAAAAGGCCGCAAAGCGATTGAAATCGGGGCGAATAATTGATATTGATTCCGCCATTCTGGTAGAACATAAGTCGTTGCCGCCAGCATGGATAACTAAAACTGTGGGTGCTTGA